The Deltaproteobacteria bacterium genome contains the following window.
TTTCATGGGTTGCCGCAAATTTGCAGGCGACGGCCCATCGGGGACTACGAGAAACAGCGCCCAGACGTTCCTGAATGCTGAGATCGTCTACTTTGATTACGACGCCATCGATTTCGTAGGGAAGCTCACGCCTGATATCGTTGATATGATGATAGTACCGGATGCACTCATGGATATCTTTGGCCTGTTGAACATAAGGGTTGACGTTAAATCCCCATTGAGAGAGGGTTTGTAAAACCTCCCAGTGGCTCTTAAAGGTGACACCTGTGGCCATGCCGATGCCGTAACAGAAGATATTCAAGGGTCTTTTCGCCGTGATCCTTGAATCCAGCTGCCGCAGTGACCCTGCAGCCGCATTTCGGGGATTGGCAAATGAATGATCACCTTCCTCCAGTCTGCGTTTATTAAGCCTTTTGAACGAATCGATTCCTATATATACTTCTCCTCTGATTTCGATTGTTTCAGGGATAAGGGAATTCTTACCTTCATTTATTCTCAGGGGGATCGTGTGAATGGTTTTGAGATTCTGAGTTATTACCTCCCCCAGTGTCCCATCTCCTCTCGTCAGTCCGACATCAAAGATACCATTGTTATAGATGAGGTTTACGGCCACTCCGTCGAGTTTCGGTTCAACGACAAAGGTTATATTTTCGGTTGTTCCTGAGGATCGCTTGAGACGCTCATTGAAATCAATAATATCTTGCTCGGAAAAGGCATTGGCAAGGCTGAGCATTGGCGTACTATGGGCAAGGGTTTCGAATTTTTCCAGGGGCGCCGCCCCGACGCGCTGTGTGGGAGAGTCGGATACGTCAATTTCCGGAAATTGATATTCCAGATCGATAAGTTCCTTCATGAGGCGATCGTATTCGACGTCGGTTATTTCCGGGTCATCAAGTTGATAATAACGCAGGTTATGGTAATTGACTAAAGTCCGGAGCTCTTCAATTCTCTTAACGGCAGTATCAGTGTCCATCTCGTTTTTTACTTGACCAGTTTCAGGTCCGGCTTTCCTTTTGGCGGTCTTTCCGGTTTGTTCTGCTTTTTCTGCAGATTGAGGATATTCTCATTGAATATATGATTCTTCACTCTCATGGAATTGATGATAAAAAAAATTATAACCGCCTTTTCCCATTCCCTCGATGTATCGAAATGCTCCATCTTTTTCTTATATTTATCCCATAAACCGGTGAGGGATGCCTCATCAAGATTGAGGATGGTTTCTGCCATTTTATCTAATGCGGATTCAAGCATGATTACGATTACCTTTTATTGGATTTTTTAAATAGTTACGATAGCTTTGAAAGAGAGGATTGAAGATTTTCTTTCTTTTTTTGAAGGCCGAGTTTACTTCTTATATTTTTCCTGTGAAAATCAACGGTCCTTCCGGAGACATTCAGCAACGCTGCTATGTCTTTGCTGATCTTTCCCTCTTTGATAAGATTCGCGACCTGAATTTCCTTGGAAGTAAGGTTTAGATATTTTGAGGACAACGTTTGTGAAAACGAAGATGTAATATTTTTAAGATTTGATTCGATGATATTTACGTATACTGCGGCTTTGGTTTCTTTTAAAATGGTCTTTTTCAATTTTTTAATATGGGGCATAATGAGGTTCTTGATATTTGCCATTACCCACTCTTCGAGAGATTTTTTATCTGCTTGCCTCTGGTTGAGCAAAACTTTCAGGGCGGTATTGAATTCCTCAAGCTTCTGGGATTTGAGCTCCAAATTCACCTCTGTGCGCTTACGCTCTTCAATTTCTTCACTCAGTTGACGGTTTTTCAGCAAGAGTTCGGTAGTTCGCTCCTCTACCATCAATTCTAAATTCTCGTTTGCTTGCCGCAGGGCCTCTTCTGCTTGCCGTTGTTCCGACAATGTTGCAGTTAGTCGGGAAA
Protein-coding sequences here:
- a CDS encoding response regulator, with product MNNDCIPSEPKRPIVLIVDDTRIEIQIMATALSMEGYQTVVAMNGRQALDNVEKILPDLILLDVMMPGMDGFEVCRTLKGLASTMDIPVIFLTVKDEIEDIVKGFDAGAVDYVTKPFNSAELLARVRTHVELKKKKDNEKYLISRLTATLSEQRQAEEALRQANENLELMVEERTTELLLKNRQLSEEIEERKRTEVNLELKSQKLEEFNTALKVLLNQRQADKKSLEEWVMANIKNLIMPHIKKLKKTILKETKAAVYVNIIESNLKNITSSFSQTLSSKYLNLTSKEIQVANLIKEGKISKDIAALLNVSGRTVDFHRKNIRSKLGLQKKKENLQSSLSKLS